A single window of Aspergillus flavus chromosome 4, complete sequence DNA harbors:
- a CDS encoding serine hydrolase FSH, with product MQPDPDKPLKARKLKVLCLHGMGTNSEVFEAQTAALRYHLGQDFEYDFVDGEYHCPAARGISEIFGNNQPYYSYFDGSAGSAMKAVRDLYVYTNENGPFDAVMGFSLGAALAVMLLLHFDQLQAAGGQVPVSSPFKCAILLCGVLPYNLSGLLRGWKQFLHPRDPGNVIRIPTVHAWSPNDVDYARHSRLLMQMCDPANRIDVAHCAGHGVPSRGEELTKLARAICSTVSSVSEPEM from the exons ATGCAACCTGACCCTGACAAGCCATTGAAGGCTCGGAAGCTCAAGGTTTTATGCCTTCATGGAATGGGGACTAACAGTGAG GTTTTTGAGGCACAAACGG CCGCTCTAAGATACCATCTTGGGCAAGATTTCGAGTACGACTTTGTCGACGGCGAGTATCACTGCCCAGCAGCCCGTGGCATCAGCGAGATCTTTGGCAATAATCAGCCTTATTACTCCTACTTTGATGGCTCGGCAGGTAGTGCTATGAAAGCTGTCCGAGACCTCTACGTTTATACAAACGAGAACGGTCCGTTTGACGCAGTGATGGGGTTTTCTCTCGGAGCAGCTCTGGCAGTCATGCTTTTGCTGCACTTTGATCAGCTCCAGGCCGCAGGAGGCCAAGTTCCGGTCAGTTCACCATTCAAATGCGCCATCCTTCTGTGTGGGGTCTTGCCGTATAACCTGAGTGGGCTCCTGAGGGGATGGAAACAGTTTCTCCACCCTAGGGACCCCGGTAACGTCATTCGAATTCCCACCGTGCATGCCTGGAGTCCAAACGATGTGGACTATGCCCGACACAGCCGCCTGCTGATGCAAATGTGTGATCCCGCCAACCGGATCGACGTAGCACACTGCGCGGGACACGGTGTGCCCAGCCGGGGAGAGGAGTTGACCAAACTGGCGCGGGCAATCTGCAGCACAGTCAGTAGTGTTTCCGAGCCCGAGATGTGA
- a CDS encoding lovastatin nonaketide synthase — protein sequence MQSRPQENRGNCAPSEPLAIVGFAFKFPDGVDSDDTFWDMIWKGRSATMNFPGDRLNIDGFYHPDKSRQSNVYVKGGNFIQDDLGAFDAPFFSISPSEAACMDPQHRLLLETAYHALEDAGIPMEKCAGSNASVYTGSFTNDYLSILQQDYDAEQRHAAMGIATCMLANRISWFFNLKGTSMNIDTACSSSLIALHLACQDLRAGTASMALVGGANLVFHPQFMKMMANANFLAPDSQCWSFDERANGYARGEGIAVLVVKRLEDALRNGDTIRAVIRNTGSNQDGRTPGITQPCLESQINLIKETYRRADIDMQPTRFFEAHGTGTPVGDPIEATAIGRAFSYYRTMDDPLYLGAVKANIGHLEGCSGLAGVIKSLLVLENGVIPPIAKFKSASNQIDTESLPICFPTSPLPWPTPGLRRACVNSFGFGGTNTIIILDDAHNYLQLNGLRGHHRTWEGRCDSQAVEHNSVDRTMATISYGDEASELLDLHEMPKLLVWSASRREGAEKLSESYSELIRDTQCDLRDLSYTLAEKRSHLSWRSFAISSERDNRLSTSKAKVERPIRAHENPGVAFIFSGQGGQYHGMGRELYHYPEFKRSLDSSDECLKRLNCPWSLYRLLSVGHCDFQIDSPEYSQPLCTCIQIALIDYFTSMGITPTVVLGHSSGEIAAAYAAGALSRFAAIKVAYYRGVLSSRLADSGPNRSMMAVGLSKNDIAPYIQRLQEKVNAVDIVIGCVNSPKSITLSGSAEQLDIVRCWLENDNIFTRKLRVNVAYHSRSMTHIVDEYLLAMGSLEKGRESGYIPMLSSVTADVAAVDALGSAEYWIRNMYSRVEFDRAMSNLLIQHSKGPRKQLGRSNSTWTSRVTHLLEIGPHSVLQGPISDCLQAAHAAEKPAYISSLLRGENAHQAVLRTVGKLYCAGFQVNLLKANLQNDMPRPTPKGMPRYPFDHNTSYWKESRISRNFRFRSELRHDLLGTRTLDWNPSEARWRNTLRVGELPWLRDHRVEGQITLPAAAMVVMAVEAVRQLIEDPDSLDTIKFENVSFLHPIRFFDGTDQIETQFTLSSETSTLGNTFWSRFRLFAIENDSYVECCKGLVRVTVTCDQPATGRSPMRIPFATLGIASWIKDIRDACRGPEVDAYSVLKATTVDYGPCFQNVQGLRLGDSGEAIAEVQIGTWKSRTDTNIRAQRYAVHPCTLDGLAQVLFPAVMKGGRVLPTMVPTHAASIWINCRRFQLLHKGSLGVSARCNIRGTRGSSGNIVATSPGSDDIPLVYIEGLETTFLGTHETSRTENEALRNLCTRILWRPDIDLMSVEELMTECSRERPEEPRDSVQQYKTLKLAILTFIDSAMSIIDQAGSLSIPEEFKPYVAWMEYQQRRPENSELRTIAQRLIANSGEHDRLVTLVEETGVEGEFFMNVGSHLTAVLSGSVDPLELMFKNNLADRFYQQMLGNPYHTHPVKVYLDYLCFKNPSMNFLEVGAGTGGQTSCVLKSIVSDGLQRCARYDYTDVSPAFLSNARERFQEYAGVMRFQVYDLSIDPISQSFQPNNYDVIIASHVLHAVDNLEQALQNIRTLLKHNGKLLLFETTDPNSLPIGFAFGLLRGWWSPLALDSRSQHSPCLTTAQWDKKLKNTGFSGVNLEFEGQQYPECQYSSIIISSATAHANGVPPVNSVSGIGSDIVVMIDPQVGDQCRVASSLEEHFSNIYTYSLQELTMMDLSPSTLVVSLVELNKPFLNAMSVHDFGNLQSMLLKLKNILWVTQAQGRCTPHQYLAEGFGRSLASEDSTRVFVTLALDGSDMRVKERRDLISRVVKRIQEGPRSDLETNFIVKGGLLQIPRVSADFTMNDRVNEAKQQYQQEQWQLPSPAQAFIKLRSPGPHHSLEFCEKPMETQPLNDVELIVEVKCVGLSFRDYLAAIGQLDHSELGMECAGIVKVAGCKSGFNSGDRVCLIGTSMACTSVRIRSDGARALPPDVTFAEGASLPCAVWLAYHSLVRVARIQRGESLLICQGSSTVAQIAIQIALTRGARILALVSSESKRNFLSQTFGIERRETFLSDDPSTSSRLQETTDGKGVDIIFGSLADYNMIDFYEYLAPHGRLLDISLKPSSSIRSPMPGMGPANVTQASINLAELLRTKASTAHQIFQEAMELYFCQQLKPPQPINIIPAMDIETACYKLNISDSIGKHIVELSEGVTIDVCYTHEAPVNAVKRPGYYFSNAATYVIAGGLGGLGRSFARWMASRGARHLVLLSRSGPQTQAAKSLLHELRAQGVQVVAPRVDIGDFHELNEVISCLSVYMPPIRGCIQATMVLKDNLFGNMSHDDWTQSTQSKVAGSWNLHQLLPEGMDFFILISSINGILGGMAQANYAAGNTFEDALARYRIGIGEKAIAIDLGLMVSEGLVAENKSLLASLRSMGHLMDISQDDLMSLLDYYCNPNLPLLSQDEAQVLVGIELPSNVRAKGKDLHHFTRRPIFRHLFVIDRQLKVSSAEIEGPSIPTAIDRQSELRAVPSQDEAVSLVTGWIRVKLAHIMGIPRAEISPEKPVSAYGIDSLMALDLKNWFHNEIGAELVIFDIMSSMDLRQLAGVAVRKSRYRK from the exons ATGCAGTCCCGACCACAGGAAAATCGAGGGAACTGCGCTCCTTCAGAGCCGCTGGCGATCGTGGGCTTTGCGTTCAAATTCCCAGACGGTGTTGATTCAGACGATACATTCTGGGACATGATCTGGAAAGGTAGATCAGCAACCATGAACTTTCCCGGGGATCGGCTGAACATAGATGGGTTCTACCATCCTGACAAGTCAAGACAAAGTAAT GTGTATGTGAAGGGGGGAAACTTCATTCAAGACGATCTGGGCGCATTTGATGCGCCgttcttttctatatcacCTTCAGAGGCAGCGTGCATGGATCCACAGCATCGACTTTTGCTTGAGACCGCGTATCACGCATTGGAAGATG CTGGGATACCCATGGAGAAATGCGCTGGTTCCAATGCCTCCGTGTATACGGGAAGCTTCACAAATGATTATCTCAGTATACTACAACAGGACTATGATGCAGAACAGCGCCACGCTGCTATGGGAATTGCAACCTGCATGCTGGCAAATCGCATAAGCTGGTTTTTCAATCTGAAGGGGACGTCTATGAATATTGACACTGCTTGTTCGAGTAGCTTGATCGCGCTTCATCTTGCATGTCAAGACCTCCGGGCGGGCACCGCATCGATG GCGCTGGTGGGTGGTGCAAACTTAGTGTTCCACCCGCAGTtcatgaagatgatggcgaACGCTAATTTTCTAGCACCAGATAGTCAGTGTTGGAGTTTCGATGAACGAGCAAACGGCTATGCACGGGGCGAAGGCATAGCTGTGCTTGTAGTGAAACGTCTTGAAGATGCCTTGCGAAATGGAGATACCATCAGAGCTGTTATTCGTAATACTGGCTCGAACCAGGACGGTAGAACTCCCGGGATCACACAACCATGCCTTGAGTCGCAAATAAACCTGATCAAGGAAACCTACAGGCGGGCCGATATTGACATGCAGCCTACCCGATTTTTTGAAGCACATGGAACTGGTACTCCAGTAGGTGACCCGATAGAAGCAACTGCTATTGGTCGAGCATTCAGTTATTACCGAACCATGGATGATCCTTTGTACCTCGGTGCTGTGAAGGCAAACATCGGACATCTGGAAGGTTGTAGCGGCCTTGCTGGCGTGATTAAATCACTACTAGTTTTGGAAAACGGAGTGATCCCACCAATCGCCAAGTTCAAATCAGCTAGCAATCAGATTGATACGGAATCTCTGCCCATATGT TTTCCCACGAGCCCTCTTCCCTGGCCAACACCTGGTCTTCGTCGCGCTTGC GTAAATTCCTTTGGCTTTGGGGGCACAAATACGATTATTATTCTCGACGATGCACATAACTACTTGCAGCTTAATGGTCTTCGTGGTCACCACCGTACCTGGGAAGGAAGATGCGATAGCCAGGCTGTCGAACATAACTCCGTTGATCGGACTATGGCAACTATATCATATGGCGATGAAGCAAGCGAACTTTTAGATCTTCATGAAATGCCAAAACTCCTTGTTTGGTCTGCAAGCAGGAGGGAAGGGGCTGAGAAACTATCTGAGTCGTACAGTGAACTTATTCGGGACACTCAATGTGACCTACGAGACCTCTCATACACTCTGGCGGAGAAACGAAGTCACCTATCTTGGCGCAGCTTCGCAATATCAAGTGAACGCGACAACAGGCTTTCTACCTCCAAGGCAAAGGTCGAGAGGCCGATCAGAGCCCATGAGAACCCTGGCGTTGCATTCATATTTAGCGGCCAGGGAGGTCAGTATCATGGTATGGGTCGTGAACTCTACCACTATCCAGAGTTTAAGAGGAGTCTTGATTCATCGGATGAATGTTTGAAGAGGCTCAATTGCCCATGGTCACTCTACCGACTCCTCAGTGTCGGTCACTGCGACTTTCAAATTGACAGTCCTGAGTACAGTCAGCCATTGTGCACATGTATTCAGATTGCTTTGATTGACTACTTCACCAGCATGGGCATCACGCCAACAGTTGTTTTAGGTCATTCTTCCGGCGAGATAGCTGCAGCGTACGCTGCCGGGGCCCTCTCCCGATTTGCTGCCATTAAGGTTGCTTATTATAGAGGCGTTCTATCGTCTAGGCTTGCAGATAGTGGGCCAAATCGGAGTATGATGGCGGTAGGTCTGTCGAAAAACGATATTGCTCCATATATTCAGAGGCTCCAAGAGAAGGTCAACGCAGTCGACATTGTGATTGGATGTGTGAACAGTCCAAAAAGTATCACATTGAGTGGAAGCGCCGAGCAGCTGGACATTGTGAGGTGTTGGCTTGAAaatgataatatatttacaCGGAAACTCCGGGTCAATGTTGCATATCACTCGAGGTCAATGACTCACATCGTCGATGAGTACCTCCTGGCAATGGGAAGCCTTGAAAAAGGCCGAGAGTCTGGATACATACCGATGCTCTCATCTGTAACAGCAGATGTTGCTGCAGTGGATGCTCTCGGGAGTGCAGAGTACTGGATTCGAAACATGTATTCCAGGGTAGAGTTCGATCGAGCTATGTCCAACCTCTTGATACAACATTCAAAGGGGCCCCGCAAACAACTCGGCCGCTCCAACAGCACTTGGACGTCTCGAGTTACCCATCTCCTGGAGATCGGACCTCATAGCGTACTCCAGGGACCAATATCTGATTGCTTGCAAGCGGCCCACGCTGCAGAGAAGCCCGCCTATATTTCATCGCTCCTCCGGGGTGAGAATGCTCATCAGGCGGTTCTGAGAACAGTAGGAAAGCTGTACTGCGCCGGATTCCAGGTAAACTTGCTAAAAGCAAACTTACAGAACGACATGCCAAGACCAACGCCGAAGGGAATGCCAAGGTATCCTTTCGATCATAATACATCGTATTGGAAAGAAAGTCGAATAAGCAGGAACTTCCGTTTCCGCTCAGAACTGCGACATGACCTCCTGGGGACCCGTACCCTTGATTGGAATCCAAGCGAGGCGCGATGGCGAAATACTCTACGAGTTGGTGagctgccatggctgcgAGACCATAGAGTGGAAGGGCAGATCACGCTACCCGCCGCCgccatggtggtgatggcaGTTGAGGCAGTGAGACAGCTAATTGAAGACCCAGACAGCCTTGATACGATCAAGTTTGAAAACGTCAGCTTCTTGCACCCAATCCGTTTCTTCGATGGCACAGACCAGATTGAGACGCAGTTCACTTTATCTTCCGAGACTTCAACTTTGGGTAACACCTTCTGGTCAAGGTTTAGGCTTTTTGCTATTGAGAATGACTCATATGTGGAGTGCTGTAAAGGACTTGTTCGTGTTACTGTTACTTGTGACCAACCAGCCACGGGCAGGTCCCCTATGAGAATCCCGTTTGCAACCCTAGGAATTGCTTCCTGGATCAAAGACATTCGCGATGCTTGCAGAGGACCAGAGGTAGATGCCTATTCGGTGTTGAAGGCTACTACAGTAGACTACGGTCCCTGCTTTCAGAATGTCCAGGGGTTACGCTTAGGAGACAGTGGTGAGGCGATAGCAGAGGTACAAATTGGCACCTGGAAGTCGAGGACAGACACCAATATACGGGCTCAGAGGTACGCAGTGCACCCCTGCACACTTGATGGCTTGGCTCAAGTACTGTTTCCGGCCGTCATGAAGGGGGGAAGGGTCCTTCCTACAATGGTCCCAACGCACGCCGCTAGCATCTGGATCAACTGCAGAAGGTTCCAACTCCTTCACAAGGGCAGTCTTGGGGTTTCTGCTAGGTGTAACATACGTGGAACCCGAGGGTCGTCGGGCAACATTGTAGCAACCTCTCCCGGGTCCGATGATATACCATTGGTATATATCGAGGGACTGGAAACTACGTTCCTTGGTACCCATGAGACTTCCAGGACTGAGAACGAGGCGCTCCGTAATCTGTGTACTCGCATCCTTTGGCGGCCTGATATTGATCTCATGAGCGTTGAAGAGTTAATGACAGAATGCTCGCGTGAACGACCAGAAGAGCCCAGAGATTCTGTCCAACAATATAAGACTCTAAAGCTTGCCATCTTGACATTCATCGATAGTGCCATGAGCATCATTGACCAGGCTGGCAGTTTGTCCATACCAGAGGAATTCAAACCATACGTGGCTTGGATGGAATACCAGCAGCGTCGACCGGAGAATTCTGAACTTCGCACAATAGCTCAGAGGCTAATAGCTAACAGCGGTGAGCACGACAGGCTTGTTACTCTGGTTGAAGAAACCGGCGTGGAGGGTGAATTCTTTATGAATGTTGGCAGCCACTTAACAGCTGTACTTTCTGGCAGCGTGGATCCCCTAGAGTTAATGTTTAAAAACAATCTTGCCGACCGTTTTTATCAGCAGATGTTAGGAAACCCCTACCATACTCATCCTGTGAAAGTATATCTTGATTATCTCTGTTTCAAAAACCCATCTATGAACTTCCTTGAGGTTGGTGCCGGTACCGGAGGTCAAACATCATGTGTATTGAAATCTATCGTGTCGGATGGTTTGCAAAGGTGTGCTCGGTATGATTATACCGATGTATCACCAGCCTTTCTTTCGAATGCCCGCGAAAGGTTTCAGGAATATGCCGGTGTCATGCGTTTCCAAGTCTATGATCTCTCCATCGACCCAATCTCACAGTCCTTTCAACCAAACAATTACGATGTGATTATAGCATCGCATGTCCTCCATGCTGTCGATAATCTAGAGCAAGCTCTACAGAATATTCGAACGCTCCTCAAACATAATGGGAAGCTCTTATTATTCGAAACTACGGATCCCAATTCCTTGCCCATTGGGTTCGCCTTTGGGCTACTCAGGGGATGGTGGAGTCCCCTTGCGCTTGATTCAAGGTCCCAGCACAGCCCCTGCCTGACGACTGCTCAATGGGACAAGAAACTCAAGAATACAGGTTTCTCTGGAGTGAATCTGGAATTCGAAGGTCAACAGTATCCTGAGTGTCAATATAGCAGTATCATTATCTCCAGCGCAACCGCCCACGCCAATGGAGTACCCCCGGTGAACAGCGTGTCTGGTATCGGCAGCGACATAGTCGTGATGATAGACCCGCAAGTTGGGGATCAGTGTCGAGTTGCCTCTTCCCTCGAGGAGcattttagtaatatttacACATACAGCCTTCAGGAACTCACGATGATGGATCTTTCACCCTCAACGTTAGTGGTGTCTCTTGTGGAGCTGAACAAACCATTCCTTAATGCCATGTCTGTGCATGATTTTGGCAATCTCCAATCGATGCTCCTTAAATTGAAGAATATTCTCTGGGTCACACAAGCACAAGGCAGGTGTACTCCGCATCAATATCTAGCGGAGGGATTCGGTCGCTCGCTAGCATCCGAAGACTCAACAAGAGTGTTTGTCACACTTGCTCTAGATGGTTCTGATATGAGAGTCAAAGAACGCCGTGACCTGATTTCACGTGTTGTGAAACGGATACAAGAGGGGCCCAGGAGTGATCTAGAGACGAACTTCATCGTCAAAGGTGGTCTGCTGCAGATACCCCGGGTCTCGGCAGACTTTACCATGAATGACAGGGTTAATGAGGCGAAACAACAATACCAACAGGAACAATGGCAGTTGCCCAGTCCGGCCCAGGCATTCATCAAACTGCGGTCACCTGGCCCACACCATAGCTTGGAATTCTGCGAGAAGCCAATGGAGACACAACCGCTTAACGACGTCGAACTAATTGTCGAAGTCAAATGTGTGGGATTGTCCTTCCGGGACTACCTTGCTGCTATAGGGCAACTTGATCATTCTGAACTGGGTATGGAGTGTGCTGGAATTGTCAAGGTAGCTGGGTGCAAGTCTGGCTTTAACTCGGGTGATCGTGTCTGCCTTATTGGGACATCCATGGCTTGCACGTCAGTCCGGATTAGGTCAGACGGTGCTAGAGCCTTACCCCCAGATGTCACTTTTGCAGAAGGAGCTTCACTACCCTGTGCTGTCTGGCTAGCCTATCACTCCTTAGTTCGTGTTGCTAGGATTCAAAGGGGAGAGTCCCTCTTGATTTGCCAAGGGTCCAGTACCGTTGCTCAGATCGCCATACAAATAGCACTCACCCGAGGGGCTCGCATCCTTGCGCTCGTTAGTTCCGAGTCCAAGAGAAACTTTCTATCCCAGACGTTTGGAATTGAGCGACGAGAGACTTTCTTGAGCGACGATCCTTCTACGAGTAGCAGACTGCAAGAAACTACGGATGGAAAAGGCGTTGATATCATCTTCGGTTCCTTGGCCGATTATAATATGATTGATTTTTATGAGTATCTTGCCCCCCATGGACGTCTCCTCGATATCAGCTTAAAGCCCTCATCAAGTATTAGAAGCCCTATGCCAGGTATGGGACCTGCGAATGTAACACAAGCATCAATAAATCTTGCAGAGCTTCTTCGAACAAAGGCGTCCACCGCTCATCAGATCTTCCAGGAAGCCATGGAGTTGTACTTCTGTCAACAGCTCAAGCCTCCACAGCCCATCAACATTATCCCTGCCATGGATATTGAAACAGCGTGCTATAAGCTAAATATCTCAGATTCAATTGGAAAACATATTGTGGAGTTGAGTGAGGGGGTTACAATCGATGTATGTTACACACACGAAGCTCCA GTAAATGCCGTCAAAAGACCTGGATATTACTTCTCTAATGCTGCTACCTATGTTATTGCTGGTGGGCTTGGTGGGTTGGGGCGAAGCTTTGCGCGATGGATGGCTAGCAGAGGTGCTCGCCACCTGGTTCTTCTCTCTCGCTCTGGTCCCCAAACTCAAGCAGCAAAGTCTCTGCTACATGAATTAAGAGCCCAAGGAGTTCAGGTTGTTGCACCGCGCGTCGATATTGGAGATTTCCATGAGCTCAACGAAGTGATAAGTTGTTTATCCGTGTACATGCCTCCGATTCGTGGTTGCATACAGGCGACGATGGTTCTGAAG GATAATCTCTTCGGAAACATGAGCCATGATGACTGGACTCAGAGCACACAGTCCAAGGTTGCTGGCTCCTGGAACTTGCACCAGCTATTGCCAGAGGGTATGgacttcttcatcctcatttCATCCATAAATGGGATTCTGGGCGGTATGGCCCAGGCAAATTATGCTGCCGGCAATACCTTCGAGGATGCACTCGCACGGTACAGAATTGGTATTGGAGAAAAGGCCATCGCGATTGATCTAGGGCTCATGGTTTCAGAAGGCCTTGTAGCCGAGAACAAGTCCTTGCTGGCATCTCTCCGATCGATGGGCCACTTAATGGATATATCGCAAGACGACCTAATGTCCCTCCTAGACTATTACTGTAACCCGAACCTCCCGTTACTTTCCCAAGACGAGGCTCAGGTACTTGTTGGCATCGAGCTGCCATCCAACGTACGCGCCAAAGGGAAAGACCTCCACCACTTTACGCGTCGCCCCATATTCCGCCATTTGTTCGTCATTGATAGACAGCTAAAAGTGAGTAGTGCAGAGATTGAAGGTCCTAGCATACCCACTGCTATAGATCGACAATCTGAACTCAGGGCGGTACCATCGCAGGATGAGGCTGTTTCCCTTGTCACCGGTTGGATCCGCGTTAAGTTGGCACACATCATGGGTATTCCTAGAGCGGAGATCAGTCCTGAGAAGCCGGTGAGTGCTTACGGGATAGACTCACTGATGGCCTTGGATCTGAAGAACTGGTTCCATAATGAGATCGGTGCGGAACTCGtcatctttgatatcatgAGTAGCATGGACCTGAGACAGCTGGCCGGAGTGGCTGTTAGGAAGAGTCGCTACCGGAAATAA
- a CDS encoding V-type proton ATPase proteolipid subunit, giving the protein MLSEFCPVYAPFFAAVGCTCAIVLTSFGAAYGTAKAGVGISSMGVLRPDLIVKNIVPVVMAGILGIYGLVVSVLIANNLAQKITLYTSIVQMGAGLAVGLAGLAAGFAIGIVGDAGVRGTGQQPRLYVGMILILIFAEVLGLYGLIVALLMNSRAGIVKHRCE; this is encoded by the exons ATGCTTTCAGAGTTTTG CCCTGTCTACGCA CCTTTCTTTGCTGCCGTAGGGTGCACCTGCGCTATTGTCTTGACTTCTTTCGGTGCCGCGTATGGCACTGCAAAGGCTGGGGTTGGGATCTCCTCAATGGGTGTCCTGAGACCCGATCTAATCGTCAAGA ATATCGTCCCCGTTGTCATGGCCGGAATCCTTGGTATTTACGGACTAGTTGTGTCCGTATTAATCGCAAACAATCTCGCTCAGAAGATAACCCTTTACACCAGTATTGTGCAAATGGGTGCAGGGCTCGCAGTTGGGCTCGCAGGGCTAGCCGCTGG ATTTGCTATCGGGATTGTGGGCGATGCTGGTGTGAGGGGAACGGGGCAGCAGCCTCGACTTTACGTGGGCATGATTCTCATTCTTATTTTTGCTGAAGTCCTAG GGCTTTATGGGTTGATAGTTGCGCTCTTGATGAACTCTAGGGCTGGAATAGTAAAGCATAGATGTGAGTGA